One region of Candidatus Omnitrophota bacterium genomic DNA includes:
- the tuf gene encoding elongation factor Tu, with protein sequence MAKEKFLRNKTHVNVGTIGHVDHGKTTLTAAITLCLNKKGMAEVRAYDSIDNAPEEKERGITINIAHVEYQSDKRHYAHVDCPGHADYIKNMITGAAQMDGAILVVSAPDGPMPQTREHILLARQVGVPYIAVFMNKCDVVDDKELLDLVELEVRELLTKYEFPGDKTPIVRGSALNAMNCACGKDDCPNCKPIFELVKALDTYIPDPKRETDKPFLMAIEDVFSITGRGTVGTGRIERGVVKVNDEVEIVGMRKDTRKTVVTGIEMFRKLLDEGMAGDNAGVLLRGIEKKDLERGQVLAKPGSITPHTKFKAQVYILTKEEGGRHTPFFTGYRPQFYFRTTDVTGVSTLPKGVEMVMPGDNVSFEVELIIPVALEKGLRFAIREGGHTVGAGAVSEVIA encoded by the coding sequence ATGGCAAAGGAAAAATTTTTACGCAATAAGACCCACGTAAACGTAGGTACCATAGGCCATGTCGACCACGGCAAGACGACATTGACCGCCGCCATTACCCTGTGCTTGAACAAGAAGGGTATGGCAGAAGTCCGCGCCTATGACTCTATCGATAACGCCCCTGAAGAGAAAGAGCGCGGCATCACGATAAACATCGCCCACGTAGAGTACCAGTCCGACAAGCGCCATTACGCCCACGTCGACTGCCCGGGCCATGCCGACTACATAAAGAACATGATCACCGGCGCCGCCCAGATGGACGGAGCTATCCTTGTCGTATCGGCCCCAGACGGCCCGATGCCCCAGACAAGAGAACATATACTCCTGGCCCGCCAGGTAGGCGTCCCCTATATAGCGGTATTCATGAACAAATGCGACGTAGTCGACGATAAAGAGCTCCTGGACTTAGTCGAGCTCGAAGTAAGAGAACTCCTCACCAAATATGAATTCCCCGGGGATAAGACCCCGATAGTCCGCGGCTCGGCCCTAAACGCCATGAACTGCGCCTGCGGCAAAGACGACTGCCCCAACTGCAAACCCATCTTTGAATTAGTCAAAGCATTAGACACCTACATCCCCGACCCCAAACGCGAGACCGATAAACCCTTCCTGATGGCCATCGAAGACGTATTCTCCATCACAGGTAGGGGTACCGTCGGCACAGGCCGTATTGAGCGCGGTGTCGTCAAGGTAAACGACGAGGTCGAGATCGTAGGTATGCGCAAGGATACGCGTAAGACAGTAGTAACCGGCATCGAGATGTTCAGAAAACTCCTCGATGAGGGCATGGCAGGAGATAACGCGGGAGTCCTCTTAAGGGGCATCGAAAAGAAAGACCTGGAGCGCGGCCAGGTATTGGCCAAGCCGGGTTCTATCACCCCGCACACCAAGTTCAAAGCCCAGGTCTACATCCTGACCAAGGAAGAGGGCGGCAGGCACACGCCGTTCTTTACCGGATACAGGCCCCAGTTCTACTTTAGGACCACAGATGTCACCGGCGTCTCCACGCTTCCAAAGGGCGTCGAGATGGTCATGCCCGGAGACAACGTATCATTCGAAGTCGAACTCATAATCCCCGTAGCCTTAGAGAAGGGCTTGCGCTTCGCCATACGCGAAGGCGGCCACACCGTAGGCGCGGGCGCGGTATCAGAGGTTATAGCGTAA
- the rpmG gene encoding 50S ribosomal protein L33, translated as MQEQVIFECTTCKNHNYSSSKNKKNVTERLELKKYCRFCKKHTVHKEKK; from the coding sequence ATGCAAGAGCAAGTGATTTTTGAGTGCACGACCTGTAAGAACCATAATTATTCTTCGTCGAAGAATAAGAAGAACGTTACTGAGCGATTAGAGCTTAAGAAATACTGCAGGTTCTGTAAGAAGCATACTGTCCACAAGGAAAAGAAATAG
- the secE gene encoding preprotein translocase subunit SecE encodes MKAIENVKTFLNEVRAEMKKVSWSSRQELVASAWIVIVSVLVFTVILGFFDFSFSKIIHLILKQGL; translated from the coding sequence ATGAAAGCGATAGAAAACGTAAAAACATTTTTGAACGAAGTGAGGGCCGAGATGAAGAAGGTCTCGTGGTCGAGCCGCCAGGAACTGGTAGCTTCGGCGTGGATCGTCATCGTCTCCGTATTGGTCTTTACCGTGATCTTGGGGTTCTTTGATTTTTCATTCTCGAAAATAATCCATTTGATATTGAAACAAGGATTGTAA
- the nusG gene encoding transcription termination/antitermination protein NusG: MAKKWYVIHTQTGAEEKVKSAIEKRAESNNMKEAIAQVLIPTEQVSEVKEGKKKITQRKFFPGYVLVEMDLNDNTWYLVKNTTGVTGFIGARTKPVALREDEVQSILKQSEDRKVKPTPKVIFERGESVRVTDGPFTNFNGVIEEVNPDKGKLKVSVTIFGRSTPVELEYWQVEKL; this comes from the coding sequence ATGGCGAAGAAGTGGTACGTTATCCATACCCAGACAGGCGCGGAAGAGAAAGTTAAATCCGCGATAGAGAAGCGCGCCGAGTCGAATAATATGAAGGAAGCCATCGCCCAGGTCCTCATCCCGACCGAACAGGTCTCGGAAGTAAAGGAAGGCAAGAAGAAGATAACCCAGAGGAAGTTCTTCCCCGGTTATGTCCTTGTAGAGATGGACCTTAACGACAATACATGGTACCTCGTCAAGAATACCACCGGCGTCACCGGTTTCATCGGCGCCAGGACAAAGCCCGTAGCCCTCAGGGAAGACGAAGTGCAGTCCATATTGAAACAGAGCGAGGACCGCAAGGTAAAACCGACGCCGAAGGTCATATTCGAGAGGGGCGAATCGGTAAGGGTGACGGACGGCCCGTTCACGAATTTTAACGGCGTAATAGAGGAAGTAAACCCGGATAAGGGCAAGTTGAAGGTTTCAGTCACGATATTCGGACGGTCGACCCCGGTCGAATTAGAATACTGGCAGGTAGAAAAACTCTAA
- the rplK gene encoding 50S ribosomal protein L11 — MAKKIKATIKLYCPAGQANPAPPVGPALGQHGVNIMEFCKKFNEMSRSQEGLTLPVVISVYEDKSFSFIVKSPPCSVLLKRACNLAKASGVPNKEKVGKVTKDQLIEIAKIKFKDLNTEDINEAIKIVAGTARSMGIDVEG, encoded by the coding sequence ATGGCAAAGAAGATAAAGGCAACCATCAAATTGTATTGCCCGGCAGGCCAGGCTAATCCCGCGCCTCCGGTCGGTCCGGCGCTCGGTCAGCACGGCGTGAACATCATGGAGTTCTGCAAGAAGTTCAACGAGATGAGCAGGTCGCAGGAAGGCCTGACCCTCCCGGTAGTTATCTCGGTTTACGAAGACAAGAGTTTCAGCTTCATCGTGAAGAGCCCGCCCTGTTCGGTCCTGTTGAAGAGGGCGTGCAACCTCGCCAAGGCTTCGGGCGTCCCGAACAAAGAGAAGGTCGGCAAGGTCACTAAGGACCAGCTCATCGAGATAGCGAAGATTAAATTTAAAGACCTTAATACAGAGGATATAAACGAGGCGATAAAGATAGTCGCGGGAACCGCCCGCAGCATGGGCATCGACGTTGAAGGTTAA
- the rplA gene encoding 50S ribosomal protein L1, whose amino-acid sequence MASKRVKAFEGLVEKNKKYSLKEAISILRKAPKAKFDESVDLAIKLEIDPKQSEQMVRGTIVLPHGTGKTKTVAVFCKGEAQHRAKEAGAEHVGAEDLIEKVSKGFLDFDVAVATPEMMRELSKLGKVLGPKGLMPNPKAGTVTEDVAKAVKEVKAGKVEFKMDKISNINISVAKASFDDSKIYDNAYTLIEAVQHARPATLKGNYIRSISISTTMGPGVRLDLSNLVRG is encoded by the coding sequence ATGGCAAGCAAAAGAGTAAAGGCTTTCGAAGGTCTGGTAGAAAAAAACAAGAAGTATTCGCTAAAGGAAGCGATCTCCATATTAAGGAAGGCTCCCAAAGCGAAGTTCGACGAATCGGTCGATCTGGCCATAAAGCTGGAGATAGACCCGAAACAGTCCGAACAGATGGTGAGGGGCACGATCGTCCTTCCTCACGGCACCGGCAAGACGAAAACGGTCGCGGTATTCTGCAAAGGGGAAGCCCAGCACAGGGCAAAGGAAGCCGGCGCTGAGCACGTAGGCGCGGAAGACCTGATAGAAAAAGTATCGAAGGGATTCCTCGATTTTGACGTCGCGGTCGCAACGCCGGAGATGATGAGGGAATTGAGCAAGCTCGGTAAAGTCCTCGGCCCGAAAGGCCTGATGCCTAACCCGAAGGCCGGCACGGTCACCGAAGATGTGGCCAAGGCCGTAAAAGAAGTCAAGGCCGGTAAGGTAGAGTTCAAGATGGACAAAATATCCAACATAAATATATCGGTCGCCAAGGCTTCGTTCGACGACAGCAAGATATACGATAACGCTTATACCCTCATCGAGGCGGTGCAGCACGCAAGGCCGGCCACTTTAAAGGGCAATTACATCAGGTCCATATCGATATCGACGACAATGGGTCCCGGCGTTAGGCTGGACCTTTCGAACCTGGTAAGGGGTTAA
- the rplJ gene encoding 50S ribosomal protein L10 produces the protein MEKLSRKVKGVMVDEVAGLIKKNPYLFFVNFEKVKASKTEKLRKTLKKSSSELKVVKRSILKLALKKQKLEPLCDIAEKSSAVTFSKDDPTKASRILYDFAKADQNMVIKGGYMDGQVLTTESVKELAMLPPRDVMLAMVMGGMKAPIQGLANVLRGNLQKLVMVINEISKKKETK, from the coding sequence ATGGAAAAACTCAGCCGCAAAGTCAAGGGAGTGATGGTAGACGAGGTCGCGGGGCTTATAAAGAAGAACCCGTACCTCTTCTTCGTGAATTTCGAGAAAGTCAAGGCGTCCAAGACCGAGAAACTCAGGAAGACGCTTAAGAAATCCTCTTCCGAGCTCAAAGTCGTAAAGAGGTCGATACTAAAGCTCGCGCTCAAGAAACAGAAACTAGAGCCGTTATGCGATATCGCCGAGAAGTCGTCGGCTGTCACGTTCTCCAAGGACGACCCGACCAAGGCCTCGAGGATATTATACGATTTCGCGAAGGCCGACCAGAACATGGTCATAAAGGGCGGGTATATGGACGGCCAGGTGCTTACGACTGAAAGTGTCAAGGAATTGGCCATGCTGCCGCCGCGGGATGTCATGCTGGCGATGGTCATGGGCGGGATGAAAGCGCCTATCCAGGGCCTGGCTAATGTATTGAGGGGAAATTTACAGAAGCTCGTTATGGTGATTAACGAGATCTCGAAGAAAAAAGAGACCAAATAA
- the rplL gene encoding 50S ribosomal protein L7/L12 — translation MAEVTEKVELSKKLNDIMKSVEEMSVLELSTLVKAMEEKFGVTAAVPMAAAAGVAAPAAAAAVEEKSTFTVVLTDCGANKINVIKEIRSVTTLGLKEAKDLADSAPKPVKENVPKEEAEAIKKKLEAAGAKVELK, via the coding sequence ATGGCAGAAGTGACAGAGAAGGTAGAACTTAGCAAGAAGTTGAATGACATAATGAAGTCAGTCGAGGAGATGAGCGTCCTCGAGCTTTCGACGCTTGTTAAGGCGATGGAAGAGAAGTTCGGCGTGACTGCGGCTGTCCCGATGGCTGCAGCGGCCGGTGTAGCGGCTCCTGCGGCAGCTGCTGCGGTAGAGGAGAAATCGACCTTTACCGTAGTCTTGACTGATTGCGGCGCCAACAAGATAAACGTTATCAAAGAGATCCGCTCGGTGACTACTCTCGGTTTGAAGGAAGCCAAGGACCTCGCTGATTCGGCCCCTAAACCGGTAAAAGAGAACGTTCCCAAAGAAGAAGCTGAAGCTATCAAGAAAAAGCTTGAAGCTGCGGGCGCAAAGGTCGAACTCAAGTAA
- the rpoB gene encoding DNA-directed RNA polymerase subunit beta: protein MAIKRKNYAKLPELFEMPNLLDVQVRSYDDFLQTDVPKAKRGRTGLEEVFHEFFPIESPDGAYKLEYVNYSLGKPKYDDFESLKLGMTFAVPLKLKIRLRGKKDIKEQEVYLGELPLMTRTGTFIVNGDERVIVSQLHRSPGVSFEEETHANGKKLFSSRVIPYRGSWIEFEFDVNDCLHAVIDRRKKVLATVLLRAMGYSTDGDILDAFCGIDTKTLKDKQDLKDLIGHTIAADIVDEKSGEALNLKYKKLDKELVEELWDKHHVRSIQILRQASPEIENTLQKDHLKSRDEALIDIYRKLRPGDPATVESAQNLINRLFFDPKRYDLGRVGRYIINRKVDLNLPLDQRTITPQDLVAIIKYLIKLKNGEGQLDDIDHLGNRRIRTVGELLQNQFRIGLARLERSIRERLSIYDLENIMPHNLINSKLVSSVIRDFFGRSQLSQFMDQTNPLAEMTHKRRLSALGPGGLSRERAGFEVRDVHHSHYGRICPIETPEGPNIGLIASLCTYARINEFGFIETPYRKAEKGKVSEKTDYLSADIEDKYIIAQANARLESSGRFAESDVLCRHKGDFPLTPREKVDYMDVSPRQLVSIAASLIPFLEHDDANRALMGSNMQRQAVPLMVTEAPLIATGIEYRAAKDSGAVIVAEEEGVVKSVQADEITIGDKTYRLRKFMRSNADTCVNQRPIVKLGQKIKKGEVIADGPGTSEGELALGKNVLVAFMPWRGYNFEDAIIISEKLVKEDLYTSLHIEEFDSEARDTRLGNEEVTRDIPNVSEDALKNLDEHGIVRIGAEVEPGDILVGKVTPKSETELSPEEKLLRAIFGEKAGDVRDTSLTVPPGVEGTVVEVKVFSRKGGKSKTKEEVQKEINETDKIKKEYSSQINNIQKQKAQKLSKVLVGQKLAASLVDDETGETLIAKDKTIRQTDLKKLERCDLDNIKLPENKEAEEEIKRIIKILDDQIHELEYEEEREIDKIKRGDELPAGVLKKVVVMVATKRKIQVGDKMAGRHGNKGVVARIVPEEDMPFLPDGTAVEIILNPLGVPSRMNVGQILETHLGWAAKVLGFHVASPVFDGAREEEIKKELKAAGLPQDGRITLYDGLIGKAFDQKVTVGYIYMLKLIHLVDEKIHARSIGPYSLVTQQPLGGKAQFGGQRFGEMEVWALEAYGAAFTLQELLTVKSDDVVGRTRIYEAIVKGENALQPGTPESFNVLLKELQSLCLDVRTEKKK, encoded by the coding sequence ATGGCGATAAAAAGGAAGAATTACGCAAAATTACCTGAACTTTTCGAGATGCCCAACCTTCTCGACGTGCAGGTCCGTTCGTATGATGATTTTCTCCAAACGGACGTGCCCAAAGCGAAGAGAGGGCGTACGGGGCTTGAAGAGGTATTTCATGAATTCTTCCCAATAGAGAGCCCAGACGGCGCGTATAAGCTCGAGTATGTCAACTACTCTCTCGGGAAGCCTAAGTATGACGATTTCGAATCGTTAAAGCTTGGCATGACATTCGCCGTACCCCTTAAACTTAAAATACGCCTAAGGGGAAAGAAGGACATCAAGGAGCAGGAAGTCTATTTAGGCGAACTGCCCCTTATGACCAGGACGGGAACTTTTATCGTGAACGGCGATGAAAGGGTCATCGTAAGCCAACTGCACCGTTCCCCGGGCGTTTCATTCGAGGAAGAGACCCACGCTAACGGAAAGAAGCTCTTCTCGTCAAGGGTGATACCTTACAGGGGCTCCTGGATAGAGTTCGAGTTCGACGTAAACGATTGCCTGCACGCGGTCATCGACAGGAGGAAGAAAGTCCTCGCTACGGTGCTTTTACGTGCGATGGGCTATTCGACAGACGGTGATATACTTGACGCGTTCTGCGGCATCGATACAAAGACGCTCAAAGATAAGCAGGACCTCAAAGACCTTATCGGCCATACGATAGCCGCTGACATCGTGGACGAAAAGAGCGGAGAGGCGCTCAACCTGAAATATAAGAAGCTCGATAAAGAACTTGTGGAAGAGCTTTGGGACAAGCATCATGTGAGATCGATACAGATACTAAGGCAGGCCTCTCCTGAAATAGAGAATACGCTCCAGAAAGACCATCTCAAGTCGAGGGATGAGGCGCTCATAGATATATATAGGAAGCTGCGCCCCGGCGACCCGGCTACGGTCGAATCGGCGCAGAACCTGATAAACCGGCTATTCTTCGATCCCAAGAGATACGACCTGGGCCGCGTCGGCCGTTATATTATAAACAGGAAGGTCGACCTGAACCTGCCTCTCGACCAGAGGACGATAACTCCCCAGGACCTGGTAGCGATAATCAAATATCTTATAAAGCTCAAGAACGGCGAAGGCCAGCTCGACGATATAGACCATCTCGGGAACAGGCGCATCCGCACCGTCGGAGAACTGCTGCAGAACCAGTTCAGGATCGGCCTTGCCCGACTCGAAAGGTCTATACGCGAGAGGCTCTCGATATACGACCTCGAGAACATAATGCCGCATAACCTGATAAATTCCAAGCTGGTCTCAAGCGTAATAAGGGATTTCTTTGGGCGTTCGCAGCTCTCGCAGTTCATGGACCAGACGAACCCGTTAGCCGAGATGACCCACAAGCGCCGCTTGAGCGCGCTCGGTCCCGGCGGCCTCTCGCGCGAGCGGGCAGGCTTCGAGGTCCGCGACGTCCATCATTCGCATTACGGCCGCATCTGCCCGATCGAGACGCCTGAAGGCCCGAACATCGGCCTCATAGCCTCTCTCTGCACTTACGCGCGCATAAACGAATTTGGTTTTATTGAGACCCCTTACAGGAAGGCCGAGAAGGGGAAGGTCTCGGAGAAGACCGATTATCTTTCGGCCGACATCGAGGATAAATATATAATCGCCCAGGCGAACGCAAGGCTCGAATCGTCGGGCCGTTTCGCGGAAAGTGATGTGCTTTGCAGGCATAAGGGCGATTTCCCGCTCACGCCCAGGGAAAAAGTGGATTATATGGATGTGAGCCCGAGACAGCTCGTTTCGATCGCCGCGAGCCTCATCCCGTTCCTCGAGCATGACGACGCGAACCGCGCCCTTATGGGTTCGAACATGCAGCGCCAGGCCGTGCCTCTTATGGTCACCGAGGCCCCGCTTATCGCGACAGGCATAGAATACAGGGCCGCGAAAGACTCCGGCGCCGTTATCGTCGCGGAAGAGGAAGGCGTAGTGAAGTCAGTACAGGCCGACGAGATAACCATAGGCGATAAGACATACAGGCTGCGCAAATTCATGCGTTCAAACGCGGATACCTGCGTCAACCAGAGGCCGATAGTGAAACTCGGGCAGAAGATAAAGAAGGGCGAAGTCATAGCCGACGGCCCCGGCACCTCGGAAGGCGAATTGGCGCTGGGAAAGAACGTACTGGTCGCTTTCATGCCGTGGAGAGGTTATAATTTTGAAGACGCGATCATAATAAGCGAAAAGCTGGTCAAGGAAGACCTTTACACTTCCCTGCACATAGAAGAATTTGATAGCGAGGCGCGCGATACCCGTTTGGGCAACGAAGAGGTTACGCGCGATATACCGAACGTGAGCGAAGACGCGCTCAAGAACCTCGACGAGCACGGTATCGTCAGGATCGGCGCCGAAGTCGAGCCCGGCGATATTTTAGTCGGAAAAGTCACGCCTAAGAGCGAGACCGAGCTTTCCCCCGAAGAGAAATTGCTCCGCGCCATATTCGGCGAGAAGGCCGGCGACGTCAGGGATACTTCCCTGACAGTCCCGCCCGGCGTAGAGGGTACGGTCGTCGAAGTCAAGGTCTTCAGCAGGAAGGGCGGAAAATCGAAGACCAAAGAAGAAGTGCAGAAAGAGATAAACGAGACCGATAAGATCAAGAAGGAATATAGCAGTCAGATAAACAACATACAGAAACAGAAGGCGCAGAAGCTCTCGAAGGTCCTGGTAGGCCAGAAGCTCGCCGCGAGCCTCGTCGATGACGAGACCGGCGAGACCCTCATCGCTAAAGACAAGACGATAAGGCAGACTGACCTCAAAAAACTCGAGAGATGCGACCTGGATAATATAAAGCTTCCTGAGAACAAGGAAGCCGAGGAAGAGATAAAACGCATCATAAAGATACTCGACGACCAGATACACGAACTCGAGTATGAGGAAGAGCGTGAGATAGATAAGATAAAGAGGGGCGACGAGCTACCGGCGGGCGTATTGAAGAAGGTCGTTGTAATGGTCGCCACAAAGAGGAAGATCCAGGTCGGCGACAAGATGGCCGGTCGCCACGGGAACAAAGGTGTCGTCGCTAGGATAGTTCCGGAAGAGGATATGCCTTTCCTCCCGGACGGCACGGCCGTCGAGATAATATTGAACCCGTTGGGCGTTCCTTCCCGTATGAACGTCGGGCAGATACTGGAGACGCATCTTGGCTGGGCCGCGAAAGTGCTGGGTTTCCATGTCGCTTCGCCGGTCTTCGACGGCGCCAGGGAGGAAGAGATAAAGAAGGAATTGAAAGCCGCCGGCTTGCCCCAGGACGGCCGCATAACCCTCTACGACGGTTTAATAGGCAAGGCTTTCGACCAGAAAGTAACGGTCGGCTACATATATATGCTGAAGCTTATCCACCTTGTGGACGAGAAGATACACGCCCGCTCGATCGGCCCGTATTCCCTCGTCACCCAGCAGCCGCTCGGCGGAAAGGCGCAGTTCGGCGGACAGAGGTTCGGCGAAATGGAAGTCTGGGCGCTCGAGGCCTACGGCGCAGCTTTCACTTTGCAGGAATTATTGACGGTCAAATCTGACGATGTCGTGGGCCGCACGAGGATATACGAGGCTATAGTGAAGGGCGAGAACGCGCTTCAGCCCGGCACCCCAGAATCGTTTAATGTCTTGTTAAAAGAACTCCAGAGCCTGTGTCTTGACGTAAGGACGGAGAAGAAAAAATAA